In a genomic window of Curtobacterium sp. MCBD17_035:
- the cmk gene encoding (d)CMP kinase — MRDPLPAGLPQGAYVAKFVVAVDGPAGSGKSSVSRAAARVLGFDYQDTGAAYRALAWHALRYGVDLDDPAAVVASWDTFRYQIGTDPDDYFVRVGDTDVTEAIRTPEVTAAVAHIAKLPAVRAKLVQLFRDVMRRADAPGIITEGRDITTVVAPDAEVRILLTADESVRMARRSAEVTTQTPEETARALARRDQADARVVDFMNAADGVTTVDSTDLDFDQTVQAVVDLARTATTPQD; from the coding sequence ATGCGGGACCCCCTGCCCGCGGGTCTGCCGCAGGGCGCGTACGTCGCGAAGTTCGTGGTCGCCGTGGACGGTCCGGCGGGGAGCGGCAAGTCGAGCGTGTCGCGGGCGGCGGCGCGGGTGCTGGGCTTCGACTACCAGGACACGGGAGCCGCCTACCGGGCGCTCGCGTGGCACGCGCTCCGGTACGGCGTCGACCTGGACGACCCGGCAGCCGTCGTGGCGTCCTGGGACACGTTCCGCTACCAGATCGGCACCGACCCCGACGACTACTTCGTCCGCGTGGGCGACACGGACGTCACCGAGGCGATCCGGACACCCGAGGTGACCGCTGCGGTGGCGCACATCGCCAAGCTCCCGGCCGTCCGGGCCAAGCTCGTGCAGTTGTTCCGCGACGTGATGCGCCGTGCGGACGCGCCGGGGATCATCACCGAGGGGCGCGACATCACGACCGTCGTCGCGCCGGACGCCGAGGTGCGGATCCTGCTGACGGCGGACGAGTCGGTTAGAATGGCCCGACGTTCTGCTGAGGTGACGACGCAGACACCCGAGGAGACGGCCCGTGCCCTGGCGCGACGTGACCAGGCCGATGCTCGGGTCGTCGACTTCATGAACGCCGCGGACGGTGTCACCACCGTCGACTCCACCGATCTCGACTTCGACCAGACCGTGCAGGCGGTGGTCGATCTGGCCCGAACGGCCACCACCCCACAGGACTGA
- the der gene encoding ribosome biogenesis GTPase Der gives MAHLDDLSDDVADSSGGDSFPEYDRALGERLDQLDDADAEQRANALRAGLEDYDLDEEDIELLDGAELGEDGQTYLPALPVLAIVGRPNVGKSALVNRILGRREAVVQDVPGVTRDRVSYKAEWNGKRFTLVDTGGWEPDATGINASVAAQAEVAVDLADAVLFVVDATVGATATDEHVVRMLRGTDRPVIVAANKVDDERRELDVHELWNLGLGEPHPVSALHGRGVADLLDLVVTTLPDTSAVAKQEVGGPRRVAILGRPNVGKSSLLNKAAGEERVVVNDLAGTTRDPVDEQIELGGRVWRFVDTAGIRKRVHMQQGADFYASLRTTAALEKAEVAVVILDVTEPISVQDLRIIDLVLESGRALVLAFNKWDLLDDDRRRYLEREIEQDLAHVAWAPRVNISARTGRHLEKLVPALTVALDSWDTRIPTGKVNAFIAELVQEHPHPVRGGKQPRILFGTQASSRPPTFVLFTTGFLDPQYRRFITRRLREVWGFEGTPITVNMRVRERRKRP, from the coding sequence ATGGCGCATCTCGACGACCTGAGCGACGACGTCGCCGACTCCTCCGGCGGGGACTCGTTCCCCGAGTACGACCGCGCGCTCGGCGAGCGGCTCGACCAGCTCGACGACGCCGACGCGGAACAGCGGGCGAACGCGCTCCGGGCTGGACTCGAGGACTACGACCTCGACGAGGAGGACATCGAGCTCCTCGACGGCGCCGAACTCGGTGAGGACGGTCAGACCTATCTGCCGGCCCTGCCGGTGCTCGCGATCGTGGGACGTCCGAACGTCGGCAAGTCGGCGCTGGTCAACCGGATCCTCGGCCGCCGCGAAGCAGTCGTCCAGGACGTCCCGGGTGTGACGCGCGACCGGGTCTCCTACAAAGCGGAATGGAACGGCAAGCGCTTCACGCTCGTCGACACCGGCGGGTGGGAGCCCGACGCCACGGGCATCAACGCGTCCGTGGCGGCGCAGGCCGAGGTCGCCGTGGACTTGGCGGACGCGGTCCTGTTCGTCGTGGACGCCACCGTCGGCGCGACCGCGACGGACGAGCACGTCGTGCGGATGCTCCGGGGAACCGACAGGCCGGTCATCGTCGCCGCGAACAAGGTCGACGACGAGCGCCGCGAGCTCGACGTCCACGAGCTGTGGAACCTGGGCCTCGGCGAACCGCACCCGGTGTCGGCCCTGCACGGTCGCGGCGTCGCCGACCTGCTGGACCTCGTCGTGACGACGCTGCCCGACACCTCCGCGGTCGCCAAGCAAGAGGTGGGCGGCCCCCGTCGCGTCGCAATCCTCGGCCGACCGAACGTCGGCAAGAGCTCGCTGCTCAACAAGGCCGCGGGCGAGGAACGGGTGGTGGTGAACGACCTCGCCGGGACGACGCGCGATCCCGTCGACGAGCAGATCGAGCTGGGCGGCCGGGTCTGGCGCTTCGTCGACACGGCGGGCATCCGCAAGCGGGTGCACATGCAGCAGGGCGCCGACTTCTACGCGTCGCTCCGCACCACGGCGGCGCTCGAGAAGGCCGAGGTCGCGGTCGTCATCCTCGACGTGACCGAGCCGATCTCGGTGCAGGACCTGCGGATCATCGACCTCGTCCTCGAGTCCGGCCGCGCGCTCGTGCTCGCGTTCAACAAGTGGGACCTGCTCGATGACGACCGCCGGCGGTACCTGGAGCGTGAGATCGAGCAGGACCTGGCACACGTGGCCTGGGCGCCGCGCGTCAACATCTCGGCTCGGACCGGTCGGCACCTCGAGAAGCTGGTGCCCGCGCTGACGGTCGCGCTCGACTCGTGGGACACGCGCATCCCCACCGGGAAGGTCAACGCCTTCATCGCGGAACTCGTCCAAGAACACCCCCACCCCGTCCGCGGCGGCAAGCAGCCGCGGATCCTGTTCGGGACGCAAGCGTCCTCGCGACCCCCGACATTCGTCCTGTTCACCACCGGGTTCCTGGACCCGCAGTACCGGCGCTTCATCACCCGACGCCTCCGTGAGGTCTGGGGCTTCGAGGGGACCCCGATCACGGTCAACATGCGCGTGCGCGAGCGGCGGAAGCGGCCGTAG